A region of Heptranchias perlo isolate sHepPer1 unplaced genomic scaffold, sHepPer1.hap1 HAP1_SCAFFOLD_52, whole genome shotgun sequence DNA encodes the following proteins:
- the LOC137314513 gene encoding NACHT, LRR and PYD domains-containing protein 3-like: MNIGRGLSEIPSHLKDAQQKHKEKIRVQTETLRVNTILIKEKVKIFQLVTLYTELTVISTVRDRTLVEHELLARGRDHEEWREKHLRRELEKIRTDQLFQSSFSGRKSKSGSSAAVSGVAGIGKTTMVQKIVYDWATGKIYPHFQFVFSFKFRDLNAINCRINLRNLILDLYPYFGNILGELWKNPERLLFIFDGLDEFKDSIDFADNRRNTEPQYMCTDPEDWCEVSDIVYSLIQHKLLPGCSVLVTSRPTALHLLEKAEISVWAEILGFVGEERKEYFNKFFEDQVVAAAVFKHVEENELLYTMCYNPSYCWILGLSLGPFFTQRDRKQQRVPRTITQLYSYYIYNILKNHGREIESPRDVLLKIGEMAFTGVSEKKIVFRNGDLIKYNLQTSQFLSGFMMELLERDDSAQSVVYTFPHLTIQEFVAALAQFLTPDPGDIRKLLSEAHSKEDGRFEIFVRFVVGLSSSQSARLLEEFLGPFLHQTICGVIDWVKEKVEGEIGNIASETGKRDLMNTFHYLFESQNQTLARATVGSVETLTFNGLRLTPIDCAVLSHIIGLCDAIKHLDLGNCSIQCEGLQRLGPVLHKCQVLRLGRNKLGDSGVKLLSAALRNQDCKMQELELWYNGLTDSCTEDLSSALSANGSLTVLDLSNNKLGDSGVKLLSAALRNPDCKIQKLWLWGNGLTDSCTEALASALSANRSLTVLNLSNNKLGDSGVNLLSAALRNSDCKIQEMRLYGNDLTDSCTEDLVSALSTNRSLTDLSLGSNSFTDRSVPPLRSLILTRRSLEWIGLSGNRFSPNGRNQLKSLQGTRPGLSVEM; this comes from the exons atgctcaacagaaacacaaggaaaaaatccgggtccaaactgaaacactgagagtgaacacgatcctaataaaggagaaggttaagattttccagctggtcactctatacactgagctaacggtcatttctactgttcgagatcggacacttgtagaacatgaactgctggcaagaggccgagaccatgaagagtggagagagaaacatctccggagagaacttgaaaaaatccgaactgatcaattgttccagagcagtttttctgggagaaaatccaaatctgggagttcagcagcagtgagcggagtcgcggggattggaaaaacaacaatggtacaaaagattgtttatgactgggccactgggaaaatatacccacactttcaatttgttttcagttttaaattccgggatttgaacgctattAACTGCAGAATAAATctgaggaatctgatactggatctgtatccttactttgggaatattctgggagagctctggaagaacccagagaggttactgtttatattcgatggtttagatgaattcaaggacagtatcgattttgctgataatcggagaaatacagaacctcagtacatgtgcacagatcctgaagactggtgtgaagtgtctgacattgtgtacagtttaatacagcacaagctgctcccaggatgttcagtgctagtgaccagccgccccactgcattacatttattggaaaaggctgagatcagtgtctgggctgaaatcctgggatttgttggtgaggaacggaaggaatatttcaacaagttttttgaagatcaggtggtggcagcagctgttttcaaacatgtggaggagaacgagctcctgtacaccatgtgttacaacccttcctactgctggatcctcggtctgtcactgggtcccttcttcacacagagagacaggaaacagcagcgagttcccaggaccatcacccaactatattcctactatatttacaacattctgaaaaaccatggccgagagattgaatccccccgggATGTGTtgctgaagatcggtgagatggccttcactggagtctccgagaagaagattgtgtttagaaatggagatttgatcaagtacaatctgcaaacttcccagttcctgtctgggttcatgatggaacttttggagagagatgattctgcccagagtgtggtttacacattcccgcacctcaccatccaggAGTTTGTAGctgcactcgcacaattcctgactccagatccaggggacatccggaaactcctcagtgaagcccacagcaaggaagatgggagatttgagatatttgtccgttttgttgttggtctctcctcctcacagtcagctcggctcctggaggagtttctgggtccatttcttcatcaaacaatctgcggagtgattgactgggtgaaggagaaggttgaaggagagattggaaacatagcgagtgaaactggtaaaagggacctcatgaacacattccactacctgtttgagtctcagaatcaaacactggctcgggccacagtgggatctgtggaaacacttacatttaatggattgcgactgaccccgattgactgtgcagTGCTGTCTCATATCATTGGACTTTGTGATGCAATAAAACACCTCGATCTGGGGAACTGCTCCATccagtgtgaaggactccagcggctgggacccgtgctgcacaaatgccaggtgttgag actggggagaaataaactgggagattcaggagtgaaactattgtcaGCGGCTCTGAGGAACCAGGACTGTAAAATGcaggaactgga gttatggtacaacggtctcacagattcttgcaccgaggatctctcctccgctctcagtgcaaacgggtcactgacggttctggacTTGAGTaacaataaactgggagattcaggggtgaaactactgtctgcggctctgaggaacccggactgtaaaatacagaaactgtg gttatggggTAACGGACTCACAGATTCTTGCACCGAGGCTCTCGCCTCCGCTCTCAgtgcaaaccggtcactgactgtTCTGAATCtgagtaataataaactgggagattcaggagtgaatctgctgtctgcggctctgaggaactcggactgtaaaatacaggaaatgcg tctgtatggtaacgatctcacagattcttgtaccgaggatctcgtctccgctctcagtacaaaccggtcactgacggatctgtccctcggatcaaactccttcacagaccgatctgtcccccctctccgctccctcatactgacccgcaggagtctggagtggatcgg gctgagtGGGAATCGGTTCAGTCCAAATGGAAGGAATCAGCTGAAGTCGCTGCAGGGAACGAGacccggactgagtgtggaaATGTGA